Proteins from a genomic interval of Diospyros lotus cultivar Yz01 chromosome 6, ASM1463336v1, whole genome shotgun sequence:
- the LOC127804796 gene encoding probable galacturonosyltransferase-like 1, with product MMPIASPKRLLSALLILSLAASNLASPLQLQQFREAPQFYNSPSCPQLLCINGGSHESAFECENGSGLTCAENAVHVAMTLDAAYLRGSMAAILSVLQHSACPANINFHFVAASAASARQLNLTISRSFPFLNFRIYPFDAAAVAGLISTSIRAALDCPLNYARNYLADLLPACVHKVVYLDSDLVLVDDIAKLASTPLGDLAVLAAPEYCNANFTSYFTPTFWSNPSLSLTFAGRKACYFNTGVMVIDLRRWRDGEYTRKIVEWMELQKRVRIYELGSLPPFLLVFAGNIAPVDHRWNQHGLGGDNFRGLCRDLHPGPASLLHWSGKGKPWVRLDANRPCPLDTLWAPYDLLETPYLLES from the coding sequence ATGATGCCAATTGCTTCTCCAAAGCGCCTCCTCTCGGCGCTGCTGATTCTGTCGCTCGCCGCTTCCAATTTGGCCTCCCCCTTGCAGTTGCAGCAGTTCAGAGAAGCCCCGCAATTCTACAACTCCCCTAGTTGTCCACAACTTCTCTGCATCAATGGCGGCAGCCATGAAAGTGCTTTTGAATGCGAGAACGGAAGCGGATTAACATGCGCCGAGAACGCGGTCCATGTGGCAATGACGCTCGACGCAGCCTACCTACGTGGCTCCATGGCCGCCATTCTCTCTGTGCTTCAACACTCCGCTTGCCCGGCCAACATCAACTTCCACTTCGTCGCCGCCTCCGCCGCCTCCGCCCGCCAACTCAACCTCACCATCTCCAGATCCTTCCCTTTCCTCAACTTCCGAATTTACCCCTTCGACGCCGCCGCCGTGGCAGGCCTCATTTCCACCTCCATCCGGGCGGCGCTCGACTGCCCCCTCAACTACGCCCGCAACTACCTCGCCGACCTCCTGCCCGCCTGCGTCCACAAAGTCGTCTACCTAGACTCCGACCTCGTGCTCGTCGACGACATTGCCAAGCTGGCGTCCACGCCTCTCGGCGATCTAGCCGTTCTCGCGGCGCCGGAATACTGCAACGCCAACTTCACCTCCTACTTCACGCCGACGTTCTGGTCCAACCCGTCCCTTTCTCTGACGTTCGCAGGCCGCAAAGCTTGCTACTTCAATACCGGCGTGATGGTCATCGACCTCCGGCGGTGGAGAGACGGGGAATACACGAGGAAGATTGTGGAATGGATGGAACTGCAGAAAAGAGTGAGGATCTACGAGCTGGGTTCGTTGCCGCCTTTCCTGCTGGTTTTTGCCGGGAACATAGCGCCGGTGGATCACAGATGGAACCAGCACGGTCTTGGAGGCGACAACTTCCGGGGACTTTGCCGGGATTTACACCCGGGTCCAGCGAGTCTCTTGCATTGGAGCGGAAAGGGAAAACCATGGGTTCGCCTAGACGCCAACCGGCCATGCCCTCTGGATACTCTCTGGGCGCCATACGATCTTCTAGAAACACCGTATCTTCTTGAATCTTGA